In a single window of the Cupriavidus sp. P-10 genome:
- a CDS encoding alpha/beta fold hydrolase — translation MQDNKMPMPTSLVEIPFDERRIQIEYQWLRPERAQRPLVVFLHEGLGSVSMWRDFPRSFCEAGDYRGLVFSRYGYGRSTPRPPAEKWRPDFMHRQAREALPALFDALDIGPGRTHGMPWLLGHSDGGSIALIFAASFPQALDGITVLAPHIVVEDLSVSSIAATRQVYLDTDLRQRLARHHDDVESAFWGWNDIWLDPDFRQWDLRPLLSGLKGPVLAVQGEDDEYGTMAQIEGIHRYAPQTTLLKLARCGHSPHRDQPEALTQAAVRHINTHTSYLK, via the coding sequence ATGCAAGACAACAAGATGCCGATGCCGACCAGCCTGGTGGAAATCCCCTTCGACGAACGCCGTATCCAGATCGAGTACCAGTGGCTGCGCCCCGAGCGCGCGCAGCGCCCGCTGGTGGTCTTCCTGCACGAAGGGCTGGGCTCGGTCAGCATGTGGCGCGACTTTCCGCGCAGCTTCTGCGAGGCTGGCGACTATCGCGGGCTGGTGTTCTCACGCTATGGCTACGGCCGTTCCACGCCGCGCCCGCCCGCCGAGAAGTGGCGCCCCGATTTCATGCACCGCCAGGCGCGCGAGGCGTTGCCGGCGTTGTTCGACGCGCTCGATATCGGCCCTGGCCGCACGCATGGCATGCCCTGGCTGCTGGGGCATAGCGATGGCGGCTCGATCGCGCTGATCTTTGCCGCCAGTTTCCCGCAGGCACTGGACGGCATTACCGTGCTGGCGCCGCATATCGTGGTGGAAGACCTGTCGGTCAGCAGCATCGCCGCTACGCGTCAGGTCTACCTCGACACCGACCTGCGCCAGCGGCTCGCGCGCCATCACGACGACGTCGAATCCGCCTTCTGGGGCTGGAACGATATCTGGCTCGACCCGGATTTCCGCCAGTGGGACCTGCGCCCGCTGCTGTCCGGTTTGAAGGGTCCGGTGCTGGCGGTACAGGGCGAGGACGACGAGTACGGCACCATGGCGCAGATCGAGGGTATCCATCGATATGCCCCGCAAACCACGTTGCTTAAACTCGCGCGATGCGGGCATTCGCCACACCGCGACCAGCCTGAGGCGTTGACGCAGGCCGCGGTTCGGCATATAAACACACATACTTCATACCTAAAATAA